One part of the Gemmatimonadaceae bacterium genome encodes these proteins:
- a CDS encoding group 1 truncated hemoglobin has protein sequence MQRFPSFQITGFALSALVLAACADKQEAADTDTAAVAAAETTAVAARSLYDRLGGKEAITIVIDDFVANVAADKRINARFAKTDIPHLKQMLVDQVCQATGGPCTYTGKSMRDLHAGMKITEAEFNALVEDLTQSLDKHNVGQQEKTELLTALGGMKGDIVGV, from the coding sequence ATGCAACGGTTCCCCTCGTTTCAAATCACCGGTTTTGCCCTGTCGGCCCTCGTGCTTGCCGCATGCGCTGACAAGCAGGAGGCTGCCGACACCGACACCGCCGCTGTCGCGGCAGCGGAGACTACCGCAGTCGCCGCACGGTCGCTCTACGATCGCCTCGGTGGGAAAGAGGCAATCACCATAGTGATCGACGACTTCGTTGCCAATGTTGCGGCCGACAAGCGCATCAACGCGCGCTTCGCGAAGACTGACATTCCACATCTCAAGCAGATGCTGGTCGATCAGGTGTGTCAGGCAACCGGTGGTCCATGCACGTACACCGGAAAGAGCATGCGGGATTTACACGCCGGCATGAAGATCACCGAGGCCGAATTCAATGCGCTCGTCGAAGATCTGACGCAGAGTCTCGACAAACACAATGTGGGTCAGCAGGAGAAGACGGAGCTGCTCACGGCGCTCGGCGGGATGAAGGGAGACATCGTCGGCGTATAG
- a CDS encoding GNAT family N-acetyltransferase, with product MSPRDTVVMAIETARLQMIPYTPEQLLALIDDVPEFERKMGLTAANGLRDFIISDEVSPAWIESLRASSDPDPWTYGFAVVDRESRSVVGSAGFKGPPNEDGMVEIAYGIVPDCEGRGYATEAAAALVDFASEDSRVRLIRAHTLPTANASTRVLTKCGFEHTGEVVDPDDGLVWRWERGKEGT from the coding sequence GTGTCGCCTCGCGACACGGTTGTGATGGCCATCGAGACCGCCCGTCTGCAGATGATTCCGTACACGCCGGAGCAGCTGCTCGCGTTGATCGACGACGTTCCGGAATTCGAGAGGAAGATGGGACTCACGGCCGCAAACGGGCTTCGCGATTTCATCATCTCTGATGAAGTGTCGCCTGCGTGGATCGAGAGCCTTCGCGCGTCCTCGGACCCAGACCCCTGGACGTACGGCTTCGCTGTCGTCGATCGGGAAAGTCGTTCGGTCGTCGGCAGCGCCGGATTCAAGGGTCCGCCCAACGAGGACGGCATGGTCGAGATCGCGTACGGCATCGTGCCGGATTGCGAGGGACGCGGTTACGCCACAGAGGCTGCGGCCGCACTGGTGGACTTCGCGAGCGAGGATAGTCGAGTGCGTCTGATCCGGGCACACACGCTGCCCACGGCCAACGCCTCGACGCGCGTTCTCACGAAATGCGGCTTCGAGCACACCGGCGAAGTCGTCGATCCCGACGATGGACTCGTTTGGCGGTGGGAGCGAGGGAAGGAAGGAACCTGA
- a CDS encoding pyridoxal-phosphate dependent enzyme, with translation MGAREGRNLTAPTVEAIRANRARLGDFIVTTPVRHLVDDAVAAAVGASTQLWLKEELFQRTGSFKPRGALSVMLDLDEAALARGVTGVSAGNHAISLGYCTRILGSTAKVVMPKSANVFRVQLCRELGVELELVDDVTQAYARVKEIESAEGRTFVHPYEGPKTALGTASVGMEFIDQVRAAGASLDAVIVAAGGGGLTGGVACAVKQMSPATAVYVVEPEGADTMYRSFKAGSPQSIDAVRTIADSLGAPRCEPYSFELNRQFVDEVVLVSDDQIRDAMRLLFRSAKLAVEPAGAAALAALMYPLRSRLEGRNVGIVVCGANIDAESFAKHLLAN, from the coding sequence GTGGGAGCGAGGGAAGGAAGGAACCTGACAGCGCCTACAGTCGAGGCCATCCGCGCAAACCGCGCCCGGCTCGGTGATTTCATAGTCACCACACCTGTCCGGCATCTGGTCGACGACGCCGTCGCGGCTGCTGTGGGCGCATCGACGCAGCTCTGGCTCAAGGAAGAGCTCTTTCAGCGCACGGGGAGCTTCAAGCCGCGCGGTGCTCTCTCGGTGATGCTCGACCTCGACGAAGCAGCGCTCGCGCGTGGAGTTACCGGCGTATCGGCCGGAAATCACGCCATTTCACTCGGCTACTGCACACGCATTCTTGGAAGCACTGCAAAAGTCGTGATGCCAAAAAGCGCCAACGTCTTTCGAGTTCAGTTGTGCAGGGAGCTCGGAGTCGAATTGGAGCTCGTGGACGATGTCACCCAGGCATACGCGCGCGTGAAAGAGATCGAGTCCGCTGAAGGGCGCACGTTCGTGCATCCATACGAGGGGCCGAAGACCGCCCTTGGCACTGCGTCAGTAGGAATGGAGTTCATCGATCAGGTGCGCGCCGCGGGAGCATCTCTCGACGCCGTGATCGTCGCGGCGGGAGGAGGAGGACTCACCGGCGGCGTCGCATGCGCCGTGAAGCAGATGAGTCCTGCTACGGCGGTCTATGTGGTCGAGCCGGAAGGTGCCGACACGATGTACCGCAGCTTCAAGGCAGGCTCGCCTCAGTCGATCGACGCGGTGCGTACGATCGCTGACTCACTCGGCGCACCCCGGTGCGAACCTTATTCCTTCGAACTCAACCGTCAGTTCGTCGACGAGGTGGTGCTGGTGAGCGACGATCAGATCCGGGACGCGATGCGACTGCTCTTTCGATCGGCGAAGCTTGCGGTCGAGCCGGCGGGAGCCGCAGCTCTTGCAGCTCTGATGTATCCGCTCCGCTCACGTCTGGAAGGCAGGAATGTCGGCATCGTGGTGTGCGGCGCGAACATCGACGCCGAATCCTTTGCGAAACAT